CTCGTGCTCTAATTGTTGTCAAAAATCAAAATCCGCCCGGCATTATCGGTGCCGGCCGGTTGAGAACTGAATTGCCGCTAACCCAACCGATTGCGGTGAGCTAGCTATAAAATCCTGTGTTGCCTTTCTTTCGGAGGAAAACAGGGGTTTAAATTAATGAACTTTAACGGAAAAGAATTGCGCTTGAATCGACTTTTAAGGGGGATGGACGATACCCGGACTTCGCCGGAAGCGGCAGTCAGGCATACCGGCGGCTTCACTTGCATTCCTTCGCGGGCAGGTCCTGGCTCCAGGGATAAATGGCTTCATCTTTTCAAAATGATTAATTACACTACAGCTTACACATGAATAGAAAAGTAAAATAGCAATAAAATTCAAATTAAACGATTCTCGATGGCATTATTTTGAATTAATTGCAAAATACCCGCTGTCGTTGGCGCAATTTAGTAAAAGCCCGCGCATTGGTGTAATATTTGCATGGTTTTACGTCGGAAATAATAGATTTGTAATAATAATATGTTCATTATGAATAAGAGAGAATTCATAAAACTGGCCGGACTGGCCGGCGTGGCCGCCCTGGCCAATCCCTCGGGGCTTTTTGCAGCAGGCGAGCAGAACAAGGAACTCCTCGCGGCCAAAGCCCCCTTCGAGCTGCCGCCGCTCCCCTACGCCGTTGGCGCACTGGAGCCGCATATCGACCAGCTTACCATGGAAATCCATCACGGCAAACACCACGCCGCGTATGTTAAAAACCTGAACGATGCGCTGAAAGCGAGCCCCCTGGCCGCCAAATCCCTCGGGCAGATCATGGCGGGCATCAAACCGACAGACACTGCCATCCGCAACAACGGCGGCGGCCACTATAACCACTCCTTCTTCTGGAGCATCCTGTCGCCCACCAAATCTGAGCCCTCCGCCAAACTGAAATCCGCCATCACCGCGGCCTTCGGTTCCGAGGAGGCTTTCCGTACCCAGTTCGCCGACGCCGCAAAAGGCGTATTCGGCTCCGGATGGGCCTGGCTCATCGTCAAAAAAGACGGCAAACTCGCCATCACTTCCACCCCCAACCAGGACAACCCGCTGATGACCAACATCGCCAAAGT
Above is a genomic segment from Chitinophaga pollutisoli containing:
- a CDS encoding superoxide dismutase, translated to MNKREFIKLAGLAGVAALANPSGLFAAGEQNKELLAAKAPFELPPLPYAVGALEPHIDQLTMEIHHGKHHAAYVKNLNDALKASPLAAKSLGQIMAGIKPTDTAIRNNGGGHYNHSFFWSILSPTKSEPSAKLKSAITAAFGSEEAFRTQFADAAKGVFGSGWAWLIVKKDGKLAITSTPNQDNPLMTNIAKVQGTPILGLDVWEHAYYLKHQNKRPDYISAFWNVVNWEKVSALYEEALKK